In the genome of Eggerthella sp. YY7918, one region contains:
- the pyrR gene encoding bifunctional pyr operon transcriptional regulator/uracil phosphoribosyltransferase PyrR, with amino-acid sequence MTETGTVKTVCMDADEIERSLTRIAHQILEANKGADNIALVGIVTRGDLLAKRLAEKIEAIEGTKVPLGKLDISFYRDDFATHLAPEVHSTDIFFDLDGKDVVLVDDVLYTGRTIRAALDALMDIGRPATVQLAVLVDRGHRELPIRADFVGKNVPSAADENVRLFLEEVDGKSEVEILSIEPGARAGSAPLGGE; translated from the coding sequence ATGACCGAAACAGGCACGGTCAAAACCGTCTGCATGGATGCAGACGAGATCGAGCGATCGCTGACGCGCATTGCGCATCAGATCCTCGAGGCCAACAAAGGCGCGGACAATATTGCGCTCGTTGGTATCGTGACGCGGGGCGATTTGCTCGCCAAGCGTCTGGCTGAAAAGATTGAGGCTATCGAGGGTACGAAGGTTCCGCTCGGCAAGCTCGACATCAGCTTCTATCGCGACGACTTCGCGACTCATCTTGCACCCGAGGTGCATTCAACCGACATCTTCTTCGACCTTGATGGCAAAGACGTTGTGCTGGTGGACGACGTGTTGTACACAGGTCGCACCATCCGCGCCGCACTCGACGCACTCATGGATATCGGCCGTCCTGCTACGGTGCAGCTGGCGGTTCTCGTGGACCGCGGTCATCGCGAGCTTCCCATTCGTGCCGACTTCGTTGGCAAGAACGTACCTTCTGCGGCTGACGAAAACGTGCGTCTGTTCCTTGAGGAAGTGGACGGCAAGTCCGAAGTCGAAATCCTGTCCATAGAGCCGGGCGCCCGTGCGGGTTCGGCACCGCTGGGAGGTGAATAG
- a CDS encoding enoyl-CoA hydratase/isomerase family protein — protein MGLYQEKYHVPEFKYDEYEFIKITKDGPVYICTLNDPDNLNAMSYAQMAEFNEFLVKVRMDHECRVIVLTGEGRAFCAGFNLNDLSMEHPDDMGDVQTNFYIMQRICSDQAVYMHRCEQPIIGALKGYAVGGGLSLACACDMRILGESFKMNAGYLAVGLTGTDMSGSFYLPKIVGYERAFRILSSPDRWDAKTLSSWGFGLEVVPDDEVVSKAVELAHHICDTTSPLGLRLTKEAMHTSIDGTSFETQIKVENRNQVLGAVTQDGFTGRAKMHPKNKEDVKAHPENYVFKNL, from the coding sequence ATGGGCCTGTATCAAGAGAAGTATCACGTTCCGGAATTCAAGTACGACGAATACGAGTTCATCAAGATCACCAAGGACGGCCCGGTCTATATCTGTACACTCAATGACCCCGACAACCTCAATGCGATGTCATATGCCCAAATGGCTGAATTCAACGAGTTCCTCGTCAAGGTTCGCATGGATCACGAGTGCCGCGTGATCGTTCTCACCGGCGAAGGTCGCGCCTTCTGCGCTGGCTTCAACCTCAACGATCTTTCCATGGAGCATCCCGACGATATGGGCGATGTGCAGACCAATTTCTACATCATGCAGCGTATTTGCTCTGACCAGGCAGTTTACATGCATCGTTGCGAGCAGCCCATCATCGGCGCCCTCAAGGGCTACGCTGTCGGTGGCGGCCTGTCGCTCGCCTGCGCCTGCGATATGCGCATCCTTGGTGAATCCTTCAAGATGAACGCGGGCTATCTGGCCGTCGGCCTCACGGGCACCGATATGTCAGGGTCGTTCTACCTGCCCAAGATCGTCGGCTACGAACGCGCATTCCGCATTCTGTCTTCGCCCGATCGCTGGGATGCGAAGACGCTTAGCAGCTGGGGCTTTGGCCTCGAAGTTGTCCCGGACGATGAAGTGGTGAGCAAAGCGGTTGAACTTGCCCACCACATCTGCGACACCACCTCGCCTTTGGGCCTTCGACTCACTAAAGAGGCCATGCATACCTCTATCGACGGCACAAGCTTTGAGACGCAGATCAAGGTTGAGAACCGCAACCAGGTACTCGGCGCCGTTACGCAAGACGGCTTTACCGGTCGTGCAAAAATGCATCCCAAAAACAAAGAGGACGTTAAAGCCCACCCCGAGAACTACGTATTCAAAAACCTCTAA
- a CDS encoding acyl-CoA dehydrogenase family protein produces MNPNAKITDAEFEAYLKQIRELAEGPFEEMQKEIEHTNKFPQEFYDLAKENDLYRFYLPSEYGGWDLNELEILRVQEEFSRGPGGMRMHLHHAADMNWRILDDYGKPELKARYMDKFQDKTIYCNFAITEQTGGTGADIHCTAIKNAEGKYVLNGEKWLISHTDCSDFTYVIAATDPTSDKDSRLSAFFVPNDAPGFEIVPMPHMMGCRGAGHAGLVFHDVELDPIYLLGEEGQGMEIAMHSLSVSRVHITMSNLGMAQRMLEISLKRSEDRVTFGKPIASRQMIKREIAEMQTYVHALRTLVYDFARDFDVDPHGKDIEEKAAICKLFSIYTTRIVSDAMLEIFGGDGYFEDCPYGPTERLYRDARAMWLEEGAPNVQRITVARGCYERGGALDYQF; encoded by the coding sequence ATGAACCCCAACGCTAAGATTACCGATGCAGAGTTCGAAGCATACCTCAAGCAAATCAGAGAGCTTGCCGAAGGTCCCTTCGAAGAGATGCAGAAGGAAATCGAACACACCAATAAGTTCCCGCAGGAGTTCTACGATCTTGCCAAAGAAAATGATCTGTATCGCTTCTACCTTCCGAGCGAATACGGCGGATGGGACCTCAACGAGCTTGAAATTCTGCGCGTGCAGGAAGAGTTCTCCCGTGGCCCGGGCGGTATGCGTATGCACTTGCATCATGCAGCCGACATGAACTGGCGCATTCTCGACGATTACGGCAAGCCTGAGCTCAAGGCGCGCTATATGGACAAGTTCCAGGACAAGACTATTTACTGCAACTTCGCCATCACGGAACAGACCGGCGGCACAGGCGCCGACATTCATTGCACGGCCATCAAAAACGCCGAAGGCAAGTACGTTCTCAACGGTGAAAAATGGCTCATCTCCCACACCGACTGCAGCGACTTCACCTATGTGATTGCCGCCACCGATCCCACGTCGGATAAGGATTCGCGTCTCTCGGCGTTCTTTGTTCCCAACGACGCCCCCGGTTTCGAGATTGTCCCGATGCCCCACATGATGGGTTGCCGCGGCGCGGGTCATGCGGGCCTCGTCTTCCACGATGTTGAACTCGATCCTATCTATCTGCTCGGCGAAGAAGGCCAGGGTATGGAAATTGCCATGCACTCGCTCTCCGTTTCCCGCGTTCACATCACCATGTCCAACCTCGGTATGGCTCAGCGCATGCTTGAGATCAGCCTCAAGCGTTCCGAAGACCGCGTGACCTTTGGCAAGCCCATCGCCTCACGTCAGATGATTAAGCGCGAAATTGCCGAGATGCAGACCTACGTTCATGCCCTGCGTACCCTCGTGTACGACTTCGCTCGCGACTTCGATGTCGATCCGCATGGCAAGGATATTGAAGAAAAAGCCGCCATCTGCAAGCTCTTCTCCATTTACACCACCCGCATCGTCTCTGACGCGATGCTTGAAATATTCGGCGGCGACGGCTACTTCGAAGATTGCCCCTACGGCCCCACCGAGCGCCTGTATCGCGACGCGCGTGCCATGTGGCTTGAAGAAGGCGCCCCGAACGTTCAACGCATTACCGTTGCGCGTGGGTGCTATGAGCGCGGCGGAGCTTTGGACTACCAGTTCTA